A single window of Tamandua tetradactyla isolate mTamTet1 chromosome 25, mTamTet1.pri, whole genome shotgun sequence DNA harbors:
- the LOC143669227 gene encoding histone H3.1, with the protein MARTKQTARKSTGGKAPRKQLATKAARKSAPATGGVKKPHRYRPGTVALREIRRYQKSTELLIRKLPFQRLVREIAQDFKTDLRFQSSAVMALQEACEAYLVGLFEDTNLCAIHAKRVTIMPKDIQLARRIRGERA; encoded by the coding sequence ATGGCTCGCACTAAGCAGACGGCCCGCAAGTCCACGGGCGGCAAGGCGCCGCGCAAGCAGCTGGCCACCAAGGCAGCCCGCAAGAGCGCCCCCGCCACGGGCGGCGTGAAGAAGCCGCACCGCTACCGGCCCGGCACCGTGGCGCTGCGCGAGATCCGCCGCTACCAGAAGTCCACCGAGCTGCTGATCCGCAAGCTACCGTTCCAGCGGCTGGTGCGCGAGATCGCGCAGGACTTCAAGACCGACCTGCGCTTCCAGAGTTCGGCGGTAATGGCGCTGCAGGAGGCGTGCGAGGCCTACCTGGTGGGGCTGTTCGAGGACACCAACCTGTGCGCCATCCACGCCAAGCGCGTCACCATCATGCCCAAGGACATCCAGCTCGCTCGCCGCATTCGCGGGGAGAGAGCATAA
- the LOC143668931 gene encoding histone H4, which yields MSGRGKGGKGLGKGGAKRHRKVLRDNIQGITKPAIRRLARRGGVKRISGLIYEETRGVLKVFLENVIRDAVTYTEHAKRKTVTAMDVVYALKRQGRTLYGFGG from the coding sequence ATGTCTGGGCGAGGCAAAGGGGGCAAGGGCTTGGGGAAGGGTGGTGCTAAGCGCCACCGTAAAGTCCTCCGCGACAACATCCAGGGCATCACCAAGCCCGCCATCCGCCGTCTGGCCCGGCGCGGCGGCGTAAAGCGCATCTCCGGCCTCATCTACGAGGAGACCCGCGGGGTACTGAAGGTGTTCCTGGAGAACGTGATCCGCGACGCCGTTACCTACACCGAGCACGCCAAGCGCAAGACGGTCACCGCCATGGACGTGGTGTACGCTCTCAAGCGCCAGGGCCGTACCCTTTACGGCTTCGGCGGCTAA
- the LOC143669228 gene encoding histone H2A type 1, translated as MSGRGKQGGKARAKAKTRSSRAGLQFPVGRVHRLLRKGNYAERVGAGAPVYLAAVLEYLTAEILELAGNAARDNKKTRIIPRHLQLAIRNDEELNKLLGKVTIAQGGVLPNIQAVLLPKKTESHHKAKGK; from the coding sequence ATGTCTGGACGCGGCAAGCAAGGCGGGAAGGCCCGCGCTAAGGCCAAGACGCGCTCTTCCCGGGCGGGCCTGCAGTTCCCGGTGGGCCGTGTGCACCGCCTGCTCCGCAAGGGCAACTACGCCGAGCGGGTTGGGGCCGGCGCCCCGGTGTACCTGGCGGCGGTGCTGGAGTACCTGACCGCCGAGATCCTGGAGCTGGCGGGCAACGCGGCCCGCGACAACAAGAAGACCCGCATCATCCCGCGCCACCTGCAGCTGGCCATCCGCAATGACGAGGAGCTCAACAAGCTGCTGGGCAAGGTGACCATCGCGCAGGGCGGCGTCCTGCCCAACATCCAGGCCGTGCTGCTGCCCAAGAAGACCGAGAGCCACCACAAGGCCAAGGGCAAGTGA
- the LOC143668930 gene encoding histone H3.1 produces the protein MARTKQTARKSTGGKAPRKQLATKAARKSAPATGGVKKPHRYRPGTVALREIRRYQKSTELLIRKLPFQRLVREIAQDFKTDLRFQSSAVMALQEACEAYLVGLFEDTNLCAIHAKRVTIMPKDIQLARRIRGERA, from the coding sequence ATGGCTCGTACCAAGCAAACGGCTCGCAAGTCCACGGGCGGCAAGGCGCCGCGCAAGCAGCTGGCCACCAAGGCTGCCCGCAAGAGCGCGCCGGCCACGGGCGGCGTGAAGAAGCCGCACCGCTACCGGCCCGGCACCGTGGCGCTGCGCGAGATCCGCCGCTACCAGAAGTCCACCGAGCTGCTGATCCGCAAGCTGCCGTTCCAGCGGCTGGTGCGCGAGATCGCGCAGGACTTCAAGACCGACCTGCGCTTCCAGAGCTCGGCGGTGATGGCGCTGCAGGAGGCGTGCGAGGCCTACCTGGTGGGACTCTTCGAGGACACCAACCTGTGCGCCATCCACGCCAAGCGCGTCACCATCATGCCCAAGGACATCCAGCTCGCTCGCCGCATCCGTGGGGAGAGGGCGTAA
- the LOC143669230 gene encoding histone H4, producing MSGRGKGGKGLGKGGAKRHRKVLRDNIQGITKPAIRRLARRGGVKRISGLIYEETRGVLKVFLENVIRDAVTYTEHAKRKTVTAMDVVYALKRQGRTLYGFGG from the coding sequence ATGTCTGGCCGCGGTAAAGGAGGAAAGGGCCTGGGGAAGGGTGGCGCCAAGCGTCACCGCAAAGTGCTGCGGGACAACATCCAAGGTATCACTAAGCCCGCCATCCGGCGTTTGGCTCGGCGTGGCGGCGTGAAGCGTATCTCTGGCCTCATCTACGAGGAGACCCGCGGGGTGCTGAAGGTGTTCCTGGAGAACGTGATTCGCGACGCCGTCACCTACACCGAGCACGCTAAGCGCAAGACGGTCACCGCCATGGATGTGGTGTACGCCCTCAAGCGCCAGGGCCGCACCCTCTACGGCTTCGGCGGCTAA
- the LOC143669229 gene encoding histone H2B type 1-H, giving the protein MPDPAKSAPAPKKGSKKAVTKAQKKDGKKRKRSRKESYSVYVYKVLKQVHPDTGISSKAMGIMNSFVNDIFERIAGEASRLAHYNKRSTITSREIQTAVRLLLPGELAKHAVSEGTKAVTKYTSSK; this is encoded by the coding sequence aTGCCGGACCCGGCTAAATCTGCCCCGGCCCCGAAGAAGGGCTCCAAGAAGGCGGTCACCAAGGCGCAGAAGAAGGACGGCAAGAAGCGCAAGCGCAGCCGCAAAGAGAGCTACTCGGTGTACGTGTACAAGGTGCTGAAGCAGGTCCACCCCGACACCGGCATCTCGTCCAAGGCCATGGGCATCATGAACTCGTTCGTCAACGACATCTTCGAGCGCATCGCGGGCGAGGCGTCGCGCTTGGCGCATTACAACAAgcgctccaccatcacctccagaGAGATCCAGACGGCCGTGCGCCTGCTGCTTCCCGGGGAGCTGGCCAAGCACGCCGTATCCGAGGGCACCAAGGCCGTCACCAAGTACACCAGCTCTAAGTAA
- the LOC143669226 gene encoding histone H1.3-like: MSESAPAAPAAPAPVEKTPVKKKAKKTGAAAGRRKASGPPVSELITKAVAASKERSGVSLAALKKALAAAGYDVEKNNSRIKLGLKSLVSKGTLVQTKGTGASGSFKLNKKAAAGDVRPKAKKGGAAKPKKPAGAVKKPRKATGAATPKKSAKKTPKKAKKPASAAGTKKVTKSPKKAKAVKPKKAAKSPAKAKAPKPKAAKPKTAKPKATKAKKAAPKKK; the protein is encoded by the coding sequence atgtcGGAGTCCGCTCCAGCTGCTCCTGCTGCTCCAGCACCTGTGGAGAAAACACCTGTGAAAAAAAAGGCGAAGAAAACCGGCGCTGCTGCTGGGAGGCGCAAGGCTTCGGGGCCCCCGGTGTCCGAGCTTATCACCAAGGCCGTGGCTGCCTCCAAGGAGCGCAGTGGGGTGTCTCTGGCGGCGCTCAAGAAGGCACTGGCGGCCGCCGGCTACGACGTGGAGAAGAACAACAGCCGCATCAAGTTGGGCCTGAAGAGCCTGGTGAGTAAAGGTACCCTGGTGCAGACCAAGGGCACGGGTGCCTCGGGCTCCTTCAAGCTCAACAAGAAGGCGGCCGCCGGGGACGTCAGGCCTAAGGCCAAGAAGGGTGGTGCGGCCAAGCCCAAAAAGCCCGCGGGTGCAGTCAAGAAACCCAGGAAGGCGACTGGGGCGGCCACCCCCAAGAAGAGCGCTAAGAAGACCCCGAAGAAGGCTAAAAAGCCGGCGTCGGCTGCCGGGACGAAAAAAGTGACCAAGAGTCCGAAAAAAGCGAAAGCGGTGAAGCCCAAGAAGGCGGCTAAGAGCCCAGCTAAAGCCAAAGCCCCAAAGCCAAAAGCTGCCAAGCCCAAAACTGCGAAACCGAAAGCTACAAAGGCGAAGAAGGCGGCTCCTAAAAAGAAGTAG